GTTCCTTATATACAACAGGTACCCATCAAGGGTATTCCCCGGTGATGTGGGGACGCTGATAATAGGTGCCTGTATAGCTTCGGTTGCATTCATAGGCCGTGTGAAGATAATAGCCTTTATAGTCCTCCTCCCCAACATCATCGATGGACTCCTGAAATTCTACAGTGCAGGTGTTGTTGAGAGGCACAGGCACCAGCCAACAAGGGTATCTGAGGACGGGAAACTCATCGCGCCCCCTGAGGGATTCAATTCACTTATAAGGTGGATTCTAAGACGCCCAATGAGGGAAAAAACAGTTGTAATGGTGGTATGGTCCATAGGTGTCTTCTTCGGGTTCCTGGGTGTCATGCTGGCCTTCATACTTCCACTTGATCCATTTTAGAAACAGTGAAAAACAAGAAAAAGAACCCTTTCAGAAAGCCTACTGAGGAGCTCCAGTATTGTAAGCACATAAACCCCTCTCAGAAACTGTAGAGCCTACTGAGGAGCTCCAGTGTGGTTGATTCAAGCGCCTTCTCATCCAGTTTCTGGAAGATCTCAACGGCCTCCCTGAAAGTAGATGCAACACCCACAGGGGAGTTGAGTATGAAATCAACAACACCTTCAAGTACAAGGGAGATGGCAAGACCTTTATCATTTTTATTCTCCCTGAAAAGATCCTCAGCCTTTTTAATGTACTTCAGGGATTCTTCAAAGTCCTCATTTTTTATTGAATATGCTGCAAGGAGCAGGAGGAGGATGCCTCTGTGGGTGTATCGCCTATGTCCCTTGCAATCTGGTAGGCCTCCCTGATCCTGGAAGCAGCATCCTTATCAGGATGGGATGAATAGAGTCCTGCAGAATCAACCTCACCCACCAGTCTGTCCAGGAATGGTTCTATAGCCTTCACATCAACCTCAACGCCCTCTTCAACCTCCTCCTGCAGCCTGCTGATGCTTGCGATGTCCATGGCCTCCTGGATCTTCTCAACCTCCTTTATCTTCTCCCGGAGGTCCATCTTCAGGGGCGAGTTCACGGAGGTGTAGATGCGCAGGGCTTCCCTGAAGTACTCCATGGCTGTTTTAACCTTCCGGTTACTCAGATAAACATCACCCATCGAGTCAAGGGCGAATGCCATGAGTTCTTCATCATTCATCTCGGATGCTACCCTGTAGGCCCTTTCAAGGTAATCAAGGGCTTCCTGGCTCTCCCCCATATCAGCGTAGTATCCTGCAATGGTTACAAGTGTGTTGAACTCCTCCTCAAGGATGTCTTCAAGTTTTCTGAGCTGCTTCTCGAGGGAGTCACCCTCATCACCTCCGGTTAAAAAATCAAATATCCCTATAACAGTGAATATCATGGAAATAACGCCCCTGAAACTATTATAGCATTAATTATAGAAATTGAAGGATAAATATCTTTCATTCCAAGTCAGTCCTTCCGTCACCCATCCTCATATCAACCCAGGGATAATTAGGGAGCTGGATCACCCTATGAGCATGCCCTGATCGGTTATCCGGTAGGGCGCCTCATTAACACCATCAGCCCCTGCTACAGAGAGGGTGGAGCCGTCCATGTGGAGGTGGATGTCAAAGAGTTCCTTGATTTCCTCCTCAAGCGCAGGGTCTGCAACTCCCTCGGTGTAGGTGACAAGGGCTGTTCCCCCGGCATCCTTTATCCTCATCATGTAGGCTGTGAGGACCCTGACAACCAGCATCTCATCATTGAAGGCCATCAGGGTTGTGAGGGAGTCCAGTACGGAGCGGAACATGGTGTAACGCTGGGTGATGTTCCTTGTGGCAACTCCAAGTTTAACCATTATGTCTGTGGGGTTATTTACAGAGGATGGGAGGTAGGTGTTCCCCTCCTCTGCCGCGGACCCTGAGATGCTCGATGCAGCATCTATAACGTAGAGGAGTTCATTCTCAATCAGTGCCTCAGGGTTCATGTTAAGGACCTCCATGTTCCTTTTAAGGTCAGCGATCCCGTAATCTGCCGATATGTAGAGACATGGCTCCTGGTTTTCTGCTCCCTCAGCTGCAAATGCATAGGAGAAGAGGGACTTCCCAACCTTGGGGGGCCCGTAGAGCAGTGTGACGGTGTTCTCTGGCAGTGAACCCATACCCCCGAAGAGGTCATCAAATCCCCTGATCCCGGAGGAAATTCTAACAATCATTCAACCACCATAAAGAAGTCCGAGGAGCGTGTCAAGGGCCTCTTCAACACCCTTACCCTCGGTTATAACTGCCGGTACTATCGGCACTTCGCCACTGATTTTCATCTTCTCCCTTATCTCCTCCAGTGACAGGGCGCCGGGGAGGTCCTGTTTATTTGCAATTAAGACCTTGGGTATTGCCTCGGCCCTTGTTTTCCTTATCATCTCCTTAGCCCGTGCAAAGGTCTCAGGTGCTGTTGAGTCCACTATTATGAATGCTCCTACAGCTTCCCTTGATAGCACGTCAAGGATGAGGTCGAAGCGTTCCTGTCCAGGGGTTCCAAAGATGTCTGCCATGAATCCCTTATATTCAAGGTGTCCTATGTCCATGGCTATTGTTGTTGGGAACGCTGACAGGGCCTTTCGATCAACTGAAACAGACTTTGTTGATATGGCCTTAACGAAGCTGGATTTTCCTGAATTGTAGGGTCCCGTTACAAGTATCTTTGGCACGTAGACCCTTACGCCTCCTGGCTGAACAACGAAGAACAGCACCATGGTGTCTGATGGATCCGACCATGCTGAACTGGCTACCATGAATCCCTGTCCTATTATAACCCTTTCCTCTATGGTCTTGAGGTCAACAACACAGTCCATGCTGCCCCTCAGTTTATCCACGAGTTCACGTTCATAATCCCATTCCGTGAAGAGGTAGACCATGTTGACGTTCTTATCTGCAGCCCTCCTGTTCCATTCCTCAACAATTTCA
The sequence above is drawn from the Methanothermobacter wolfeii genome and encodes:
- a CDS encoding tetratricopeptide repeat protein, whose product is MIFTVIGIFDFLTGGDEGDSLEKQLRKLEDILEEEFNTLVTIAGYYADMGESQEALDYLERAYRVASEMNDEELMAFALDSMGDVYLSNRKVKTAMEYFREALRIYTSVNSPLKMDLREKIKEVEKIQEAMDIASISRLQEEVEEGVEVDVKAIEPFLDRLVGEVDSAGLYSSHPDKDAASRIREAYQIARDIGDTPTEASSSCSLQHIQ
- a CDS encoding RAD55 family ATPase, which produces MIVRISSGIRGFDDLFGGMGSLPENTVTLLYGPPKVGKSLFSYAFAAEGAENQEPCLYISADYGIADLKRNMEVLNMNPEALIENELLYVIDAASSISGSAAEEGNTYLPSSVNNPTDIMVKLGVATRNITQRYTMFRSVLDSLTTLMAFNDEMLVVRVLTAYMMRIKDAGGTALVTYTEGVADPALEEEIKELFDIHLHMDGSTLSVAGADGVNEAPYRITDQGMLIG
- a CDS encoding ATPase domain-containing protein, which produces MKKTYIPKLDDLLGGGIKEGSSIMFSASPGVDYEAFGYQMLNGRVEEGDRGFIFTNVSEPDNIVYEFTSYGWDLGNHLDDDSVFFVDGSSPFLGMPSDARYIVDDYSEIKETVMEAIDEVPGGIAVINNLSVIIDYLGNGDTLEIVEEWNRRAADKNVNMVYLFTEWDYERELVDKLRGSMDCVVDLKTIEERVIIGQGFMVASSAWSDPSDTMVLFFVVQPGGVRVYVPKILVTGPYNSGKSSFVKAISTKSVSVDRKALSAFPTTIAMDIGHLEYKGFMADIFGTPGQERFDLILDVLSREAVGAFIIVDSTAPETFARAKEMIRKTRAEAIPKVLIANKQDLPGALSLEEIREKMKISGEVPIVPAVITEGKGVEEALDTLLGLLYGG